A window of Capra hircus breed San Clemente unplaced genomic scaffold, ASM170441v1, whole genome shotgun sequence contains these coding sequences:
- the LOC108634866 gene encoding olfactory receptor 51M1-like has protein sequence MTAQYPLHPHIVLLSNLTQLSPLLYLTGFPGLETVEHWIFIFFFLMYLVAISGNCFILIIVKTNPRLHTPMYYLLSFLAFTDLGLSVSTLPTTMGIFWFKSHGIYFGACQVQMFCIHSFSFMESSVLLVMSFDRFVAICYPLRYSVIITGQRVLRAGLVVILRGPIATVPIVSLLKTFPYCGSRVLSHSFCLHQEVIHLACTDTTFNNLYGLILVMFTVVLDLVLIALSYGVILHTVARLASKEERLRAFQTCTSHLCAVLVFFVPMVGLSLIHRFGKHAPLAVHLFMANVYLFVPPMLNPIIYSIKTKEIRHAISKLLGLRKASAES, from the coding sequence ATGACAGCCCAGTATCCCCTCCATCCTCACATCGTGCTCCTGTCCAACCTCACGCAGCTCAGCCCCTTGCTCTACCTCACTGGCTTTCCCGGATTGGAAACTGTCGAGCACTGGATCTTCATCTTCTTTTTCCTGATGTACCTCGTGGCCATCTCGGGCAACTGCTTCATCCTGATCATTGTTAAGACCAACCCTCGCTTGCACACACCCATGTACTATCTACTCTCCTTTCTGGCCTTCACTGACTTGGGCCTGTCAGTGTCCACCTTGCCCACTACTATGGGAATCTTTTGGTTCAAGTCCCATGGCATCTACTTTGGAGCCTGCCAAGTCCAGATGTTCTGCATCCACTCCTTTTCCTTCATGGAGTCCTCAGTGCTCCTTGTCATGTCCTTTGATCGGTTTGTGGCCATCTGTTATCCCCTGAGGTACTCAGTCATCATCACTGGCCAGCGAGTACTCAGGGCAGGCCTGGTTGTCATCCTGCGGGGACCTATAGCCACTGTACCCATTGTTTCTCTCCTGAAGACTTTCCCTTACTGTGGGTCTAGAGTCCTCTCCCACTCTTTCTGTCTGCACCAGGAGGTGATACACTTGGCCTGCACAGACACCACCTTCAACAACCTGTACGGGCTGATACTGGTGATGTTCACTGTGGTGCTGGACCTGGTGCTCATTGCACTGTCCTACGGGGTCATCCTGCACACAGTGGCAAGACTAGCCTCCAAAGAGGAACGGCTCCGAGCCTTCCAAACATGCACCTCAcacctctgtgctgtgctggTATTCTTTGTGCCCATGGTGGGACTGTCCCTGATACATCGCTTTGGGAAACATGCCCCACTTGCTGTCCACCTTTTTATGGCCAATGTCTACCTCTTTGTGCCTCCCATGCTTAATCCAATCATATACAGTATTAAAACCAAGGAGATCCGCCATGCCATCAGCAAGCTCCTGGGTCTTAGAAAGGCCAGTGCTGAGTCATGA